In Chlorobiota bacterium, the sequence CTGCTTGGCGCGCCGGAAGAATCCCACCTTTGCCAGCTGATTGCCGATGGGATCAGCAACGGAATCAGCGGCGGAATTGATGGAGATTCCCACGCAGAAACCAGCCCGTTGAACCTTGCAGGGGAAACCACGTGGCTGCAAACCGCAGCGGCCCTTGATGGATGCGACCTTGTGGTGACGAACGATTCAGCAATCGCCCACCTTGCCGCAGCGCGGAAGCGAACGGTGGTGGCGATTTTTGGCCCGACGGTTCAAGAGTTCGGGTTTGCTCCGTACGGGACGCGCATGGCGGTGGCCGAAGTGCCTGACCTTCCCTGCCGCCCCTGCACCACAATCGGGGGGGACCGCTGCCCAAAAGGCCATTTCCGCTGCATGATCGGCCTGCAACCGCATCACGTTGCGGAGATTATTGAGAAGCTGAAAGCGATGGCAGGATAACACAGGAATCAAGCTCTTGAAACCCGCTCAAAAAAAAACCACGGGCAGGCCGTGGTTATGTCTGTCGCTTGGGGGTTGCCTACGTTACTCGCGCAGTTGCGCGGCGTAATCGTTGTTGTTTCCGCCCCCGGCCAACCGCACCCGGAACGCATGGATGCCTCGGCTAAGAGCGGTAAGCAGATTCAAGATTTCCAGCACCGGGGCTTGCACCTTGCGTTGGATATTTTGCTCCAGATCCAGCACGCTAACCACCACTTGTTTGGCCGAGTCCACAACCTCGGTAACGTCGCGGCTGATGTCGCTTGCGCTGACCACAATTCCTTCGATGTTCTCCAGCTGAGTGTTCAGCCGTGCAACGGTTCCTTCGGCTTGCTTTGCCACCCCGGCCAAATTTTCCACCACGCCGCCCACGGCAATCCGTGTCTGCTGAACTTCCCCCACAAGGTCCTGCACGCCGCGCGTGGCGGTGTCAATCAGCGGGCGAATGCGGGAAAGAAGAATGGTGAGATAGATGAAAAGGCCAGCAAGCGCCAACAGCGCGATGGAAGCGGTGAGGTACAGCGCAAGTTCCATGGTTGCAGTATGGGTTTGAATGTGGACGAATTGTGTGTGCGTGTGCGGAAGGGAGCATTGCCAGCATTCCCGCCGGAAGCCTTATCGTTAAAAACAGAGCGGGGAGCAACCCGATTGCTGCCCCCCGACTACCAGTCGCGCAGGTTTTACGAAGCGGACGGATTCCGAAGCTCCTCTTTGAAAGCATCGGTCCCGGCTTTGACCGCATCGGCAAGTTTTCCGGCCGAGGCGCGAACCTCGCCGGCGGCTTTGCTGCCGGTGTTGGTGGCTTTTGCACGGGCATCGTTCACAATCCGCTCGGCATCGCTCATCAAGGTGCTGGCGCGCTCGCGAGCGTCGTCAACAAGCGTCTCGGCACGTTTGCGCCCTTCGTTCATAATCTGCTGGGCGCGCTCCGAAGCGGCCACCACAAGCTCCCCCGCTTTATCCTTGTACTGGTTGGTCTTGTACTGGATATCCGAACGCAGCTCACGCCCGGTTTTTGGGGCGAACAACAACGCTAACGCCGCGCCAACCGCGCCGCCGGTCAGCATCCCAATAAGCAGCCCTTTTGCAAATCCTGTGGTTTCGCCATTTGAGTAATCCGACATGATAGCCTCCGTGTGTATGTAAGGGTTGACTGTATGATTAGCCGTACTTCTGTGGGGTTACGTCGCCGTTGGAACGCCCCAAGTATACAGCGGCTGTAACGTACGCTCCAAACAATTCGATAGTGCCCCTGTTGTACGCAGGTAGCGCACCCACTGTTGGCCGCGCCAGTCCACAGCCCCACACACGTCAACCACGTGACATTGTTACGGTGGTGAAAGGGTGGTTTTGGCAAGGGGGGTAAGTTCAGGACTCAAAGTTCTTCCCCGAAGATTCTGATCCTGAAATGTGGAAAGCAACACACAGAAGCCGCAATCTATCTTCCTTCCCCGCTCCCTGTCCCCCGTCCCCCGATCCCCGATCCCTCACACCTCCTCCATCTCTTGCTCGTCGGAGCTTGCGCTCCATCGCATAATCTGCGCTTCCATTTCATCGGTTGTGGCGAACCGCGTGGGGTCGTAGCAGCCAAGCGGGGAATTTGCCGTGCGGATTGGGCAGCGGTTGCAGTGGGTGCAAGGGTTTTCCGGGCGGTTAATCCCCCGGCGGAACTGCTCCACAAGGTCAACGTTTGCCAGAAGCGGGCGTGCCATTGCAATTAAATCAGCTTTCCCCGCCGATAATGTTTCTTCAATAATTGACCGCTCCTGAAATCCCCCGTTGGCAATCACCGGCAACCCAACTTCTTCCCGAAATCGCTTTGCATCGTCCGCCGAAACTGCTGGCGTGTCGTGCCAGCCAATATTTGCAATCGGCCTCAGCAAAAAATTTGGGATGGAATTAAAAAACACCGCACGCCACCATGCCTTTCCAGAAAGATGACGATTGGAATTATAGAACATCTTCATCTCTTGAACCGGAAATGACCCCGGGTTTCCTTTCGGGTTGATAAATCCATACCCTTTGTCAATATGGAGATAATCCACACCAAGCGTTTTTAGTTTTTTTGCGAAATAGAGATTCTCGTTAATCGTGTTCCCAAAATACCAATGCTTCAGCGGGAACCGAATTGGCAAGCGGATATTTAACGGGAGATAATTGTGGTCAGCTGCCGACATCCGAATTCCCAACGGAAAATCATCTCCAATTTTCCTTCTTACCGCCCGCACAATTTCTTCCAATATCTTGAACCGTTTATCTATCGAACCTCCGTAGGCATCCTTTCTTCGATTAATTCCGGGATTGAGAAATTGCTGGATGATATACCCCTTGGAAGCGGTGATCTCCAAGCCATCCGCCCCCGCTTCCTGAACCCGGCGCGCTGCTTCGACAAAATTCTCCACCGTGGCCTCAATTTCCTCAATCGTCATGGCGGCCTGAAGCGTGCGGTAGCCGTAGAACAGATCGAAGACGGAAGATGACGACTGCGAATCTTCCTGCTGCGGGAACAAGCTGGTGTGGGTGTGCCCTCCGGTGTCGCCAATTTGCACGATATACCGGCAATCGTACTGCTGCACCGCTTTGATTGCTGCGGCCAGCGGCTTTATAAATCGGTCATCGCTCAGCTTTGGATATTCCAGCGGCGAGGTTCGCTTATCGTTCACGCTGATGGTGGCGGAGATTATTCCGGCAAGGTCGTGCTGCGCAAACCGTTTCTCAAAATTCTTGAACGCCGATGTCACTGTCCCATCATAAAACGAAGTCCGCCCACCGATGGATGAACGGAGAATTCGATGCTTAAACTGAAGATTTTTCAGTTGGAACGGTTCAAAAATCATTGCGGTTATTGTTGAGGTTCAAGAAAAAACTGCATGGCGCGTTGGGTGACAAGCTCTGGGCGTTCGTCAACAATAAAATGGCCGGCATCGGGGACATATTCCAGCTGAAAATCATCAACGTACGGCTGGTATCCGCGCAGCCAGCTGGTGGCCAGCGCAAAATCTTTTTCCCCAAACAGCAATCGGGTTGGGGTGGATATTCGGTGTTTTTTGTACCGCCCGAACAATCCAACCGGCAGATATTCTTTCAGCAGAAATTGGCCGTATAATTTCGAGGAAGCCACCGCACGTTTTGCATCGCGGAACTGGTTTGCAAAAATGGCGATTTCTTCCTGCGTCCATCCCCCTTTCCGGGTTTCGCCGCGAGTGAACAGGTGGGCAACAAAATCGTTGTTTTTCTGCAGCAGGCGTTTCCCGAACCACGGCATGGCAATTTTCACCATGTACCCAAATCGGAGGGTTGCGGGGATCATCCTCCAATCAATTTTCGTCCAGATTAACGGG encodes:
- a CDS encoding YtxH domain-containing protein → MSDYSNGETTGFAKGLLIGMLTGGAVGAALALLFAPKTGRELRSDIQYKTNQYKDKAGELVVAASERAQQIMNEGRKRAETLVDDARERASTLMSDAERIVNDARAKATNTGSKAAGEVRASAGKLADAVKAGTDAFKEELRNPSAS
- a CDS encoding alpha/beta hydrolase encodes the protein MPTTDSHLQQPLPSVEGVDLQHRWIDIGGLRVHIAEAGAGPPLLMLHGWPQHWWMWRKQIPPFAERFRVIVPDLRGFGWTEATAGGYLKEELVDDLVKLIQALGHQQVRLLTHDWGGWIGYIASAKYPGLVQQHYATNIPLIWTKIDWRMIPATLRFGYMVKIAMPWFGKRLLQKNNDFVAHLFTRGETRKGGWTQEEIAIFANQFRDAKRAVASSKLYGQFLLKEYLPVGLFGRYKKHRISTPTRLLFGEKDFALATSWLRGYQPYVDDFQLEYVPDAGHFIVDERPELVTQRAMQFFLEPQQ
- a CDS encoding NADH:flavin oxidoreductase; the protein is MIFEPFQLKNLQFKHRILRSSIGGRTSFYDGTVTSAFKNFEKRFAQHDLAGIISATISVNDKRTSPLEYPKLSDDRFIKPLAAAIKAVQQYDCRYIVQIGDTGGHTHTSLFPQQEDSQSSSSVFDLFYGYRTLQAAMTIEEIEATVENFVEAARRVQEAGADGLEITASKGYIIQQFLNPGINRRKDAYGGSIDKRFKILEEIVRAVRRKIGDDFPLGIRMSAADHNYLPLNIRLPIRFPLKHWYFGNTINENLYFAKKLKTLGVDYLHIDKGYGFINPKGNPGSFPVQEMKMFYNSNRHLSGKAWWRAVFFNSIPNFLLRPIANIGWHDTPAVSADDAKRFREEVGLPVIANGGFQERSIIEETLSAGKADLIAMARPLLANVDLVEQFRRGINRPENPCTHCNRCPIRTANSPLGCYDPTRFATTDEMEAQIMRWSASSDEQEMEEV